The Verrucomicrobiota bacterium genomic interval GCTGGACGCCACCAACATTGTCCAGCCCCTCGCCAGCCTCATTACCAATATTCAATACGATCACCAGAAATGGCTGGGCAACACCTTGGCGCAGATCGCGGCGGAAAAAGGCGGCATCATCAAACCAGGCGTACCGGTCCTGACTGCGACGGACGCGACGGACGCTTTGAGCGTAATTCGGGGGCTCGCCAGGAACCAGCGTGCTCCGTTGTGGGAGATTACCCGGGCAGATGCCGGTACAGGATTGGCCGCCACCACCAAACTTCCTTTGCTGGGCGAGCACCAAAAGCTCAATGCCGCGCTGGCGCTGGCGACCGTCCGGCTTTTGCAACCCAGCATCCCGGTGACCGAAGCGCAGCAAAAAGCTGGGCTGGAAACCGTCCATTGGCCGGGACGGTTGCAACAGGTCTTGCGTTTGAATGGCCAGACCCTTTGGCTGGATGGGGCACACAACCTGGGCGGGGTGGCGACCCTGTGCGCCGCCCTAATCGCGCTCAGCCCCACGCGCAAACCGGCATTGATTCTTGGAATTTTGCGCGATAAAGACTGGGTGGACATGTGCCGTTTGCTGGCACCGGTGGCCGCGCGTGTCCTGGTGGTGCAGGTGTGCAGCGAGCGCACCGCGTCTGCCGCGGAATTGCAGGCGGTCTGCCAGTCGGCTAATCCCGCCGTCACTATTTCCAGTCACCCAAACCTGAGCGCAGCCTTGCGCGCCGCTGAGACAGAACCGTTCGTGGTCATCGCCGGCTCCCTGTACTTGATTGGCGAAGCGATGGAATTGCTCGGTCTCTCCCCAACGCTGGCGGTGAACGAACGCGGTTTGAATGAATGGGGCGGCACCCCGATCCGCCGGGAAACCGGACCTTTAAAGCAAGAAAAGAGCATGGTATGAAAACAAACCCACCCGCAGAGTTTGGCGGACTAATACTCAAAGGCCGGGCTTGGAGGGTTGCCTGGCGGTTGGCACTATGCCTGACCTGCGCAACGGCGGCGGCGCAACCCGCCGGCGGGGCATCCGCCAAACTACCCTTTAGTGGGCAGGTGATGATAGACCCGATTCCGATCACGCAACAGCCGCAGAGTGTGACCAACCCGGTGGGAGGAACCGCCTCATTCACCGTGCTGGCTGGCGGCACGCCACCACTGGGCTATCAGTGGCGGTTTAATGGCTCCAATCTCATAAACGGCCCCCATATTAGCGGGGCGCAGAGCAATTCGTTATTCATTCTGAATGCGACCACGAACGATGCCGGTGATTACACCGTGGTGATCACCAACAGTGCCGGCAGCATCACCAGTGAGGCGGCAACCCTCACCATCCGTCGCACCGGGACACTCGTGCTGTTTCGCACCACCCTTGGCGATTTTGAAGTGGAACTGTATGAATCGGACAAGCCAGTGACCGTGCTAAATTTTATTCGTTATACGCAAAATGGGAGGTACACGAACATGATTATGCATCGGGTGGCGACCAATTGGGTGGCCCAAGGCGGCGGGGTGATGGTGACCAATCGGGGCACAACCAGCCAAACGTTGGCACCCATCCCAACCTATCCGCCCATCACCAACGAATTCAAGGTGGGCCGGCTCATCAGCAACGGGTATGGCACCATCGCAATGGCCAAGACATCGGATCCCAATTCGGCGACCTCCCAGTTCTATTTCAACCTTGCGGATAATTCGGCCGCTCTGGATAATCCGAATAACAGCGGAGGATTTACGGTATTTGGCCGCGTGGTATTTGGGACCAACATTCTGAACCGGTTTAATCCCGGCCCCGGCAACACCTTTATTAATGAAGTGAATGCGGGGGGCATGTTGGCAGAGCTGCCCGTGCTAAAATCGGCTACCGCAGCGCTCCAGTACGAGGATTTGATTTACGTGGAGGTTTCCCTGCTTGGCGCGCCAAACTTCCTCATGCAGCCGCCGAGCGCGACCAACGTCGTGGGCACTTCGGTTTCATTTACCGCCATCACCACGGGCTCGGCCCCGATCGCATATCAATGGTACAAAAACGGCGCATTGATTCCGGGGGGGACGAATGCGGCCTATGCCATCTCCAATTTGGTAACTTCTGATTCCGGTGGGTATTCGGTTGCAGCCAGCAATAACTTTGGCATGGCCACCAGTGCGGTGGGCACGCTGACGGTGACTGATCCGACCACCACCCCGGTCATCACTCAGCAGCCCGCCAGCGTGGTGGCACGCCCAGGGCAACCGGTTCAATTCCAGGTGCAAGTTACCAACACGTCCCCGCTAAACTATCGTTGGACGAGAAATGGTTCACTGCTGCCGGGCGGCAGTAACGCGACCTACACCATCGCCAGCGCGAGTGTAGCGCAAGCGGGCACCTACCGCGTCACGATCACGAATGTCTTGGGCAGTGTCACCAGCGCACTGGCCAGTCTGATCGTGGATGGCGTAAAACCCACCGTGACCATCGCGGCACCGCTGGCGAATGCCCGCGTCAGCAACGCCACCATCACGGTCACCGGCAAAGTTACCGACGCAGGCGGCCCGCTCGCCGGGGTTTATTACCAGGTCAATGCGGATTCGTGGCAAACCGCCAGCGGCCTCACTAATTGGCTGGCGCCCGTAACCAATCTGGTGGCTGGCACCAACCTGATTCGCGTGTATGCCATGGATGCGGTGGCAAATTATTCCACCACGAACACGCTGAAGGTGAACTATGTGGTAACCAATCTGCTACGGGTGCTGAACGGCGGTACCGGACTGGGTAAAGTGGCTCCGTACACCAATAACCTGTTGGAAGCGGGCAAAAGCTACACTCTGACGGCCACGCCGCAGGCCGGGAGCCTCTTTTCAAATTGGACCTGCGGCGGGGTAGTGCTGACCAACAAACCCGGGTTGCAACTCACCCTGCGCTCGAACACGGCGTTGGAGGCCAACTTTGTGACCAACGCGTTTCTTTCACGGAAGGGGGATTATGTCGGGTTGTTCAGTCCAAGCAACGACGTGCTTATGGCCGACTGGACCAATAGCGGAGCGGTGAAATTGACGGTGACGGATAAGGGAACGTTCACGGGACAATTGACGTACCAAGGCAAGGTGTATCCGTTGGCAGCAGGCGCGTTTGACACGGGGGGGTGCTACACGAATTCGATTGCCCGTGGTAAAGACCCGGCGCTGATGGTGGGGTTGCGTCTGGAATTAAGCGCCGGTGGTGGCGTAACTGGAATGGTCAAGCAGGGCACGGATTGGGCCGCGGCTCTGTGGGCGGACATGGGATTGAAAAAGGCGGTAAAAACGAACTACTCCATGAC includes:
- a CDS encoding immunoglobulin domain-containing protein translates to MKTNPPAEFGGLILKGRAWRVAWRLALCLTCATAAAQPAGGASAKLPFSGQVMIDPIPITQQPQSVTNPVGGTASFTVLAGGTPPLGYQWRFNGSNLINGPHISGAQSNSLFILNATTNDAGDYTVVITNSAGSITSEAATLTIRRTGTLVLFRTTLGDFEVELYESDKPVTVLNFIRYTQNGRYTNMIMHRVATNWVAQGGGVMVTNRGTTSQTLAPIPTYPPITNEFKVGRLISNGYGTIAMAKTSDPNSATSQFYFNLADNSAALDNPNNSGGFTVFGRVVFGTNILNRFNPGPGNTFINEVNAGGMLAELPVLKSATAALQYEDLIYVEVSLLGAPNFLMQPPSATNVVGTSVSFTAITTGSAPIAYQWYKNGALIPGGTNAAYAISNLVTSDSGGYSVAASNNFGMATSAVGTLTVTDPTTTPVITQQPASVVARPGQPVQFQVQVTNTSPLNYRWTRNGSLLPGGSNATYTIASASVAQAGTYRVTITNVLGSVTSALASLIVDGVKPTVTIAAPLANARVSNATITVTGKVTDAGGPLAGVYYQVNADSWQTASGLTNWLAPVTNLVAGTNLIRVYAMDAVANYSTTNTLKVNYVVTNLLRVLNGGTGLGKVAPYTNNLLEAGKSYTLTATPQAGSLFSNWTCGGVVLTNKPGLQLTLRSNTALEANFVTNAFLSRKGDYVGLFSPSNDVLMADWTNSGAVKLTVTDKGTFTGQLTYQGKVYPLAAGAFDTGGCYTNSIARGKDPALMVGLRLELSAGGGVTGMVKQGTDWAAALWADMGLKKAVKTNYSMTVEQAPDGTRVGTLNLAVQPSGVVTLTGTLSDKTQLTGSLALTIKNEVVLYQTLYGGKGMWLGYVSLVDTNKGWVAHWQKVANPPGFSVNTRLLLP
- a CDS encoding folylpolyglutamate synthase/dihydrofolate synthase family protein, which encodes MTYHEAIARLEGLQMFGAKPGLERTRQLAAAVGNPQNRLRFIHVAGTNGKGSTCAMLESMYRQAGLRVGLFTSPHLVAFAERIQVNRRLIPEADVVRLVAEIQPHWERLSGEDHPTFFEVVTVMAMRYFAEQQCDLVIWETGLGGRLDATNIVQPLASLITNIQYDHQKWLGNTLAQIAAEKGGIIKPGVPVLTATDATDALSVIRGLARNQRAPLWEITRADAGTGLAATTKLPLLGEHQKLNAALALATVRLLQPSIPVTEAQQKAGLETVHWPGRLQQVLRLNGQTLWLDGAHNLGGVATLCAALIALSPTRKPALILGILRDKDWVDMCRLLAPVAARVLVVQVCSERTASAAELQAVCQSANPAVTISSHPNLSAALRAAETEPFVVIAGSLYLIGEAMELLGLSPTLAVNERGLNEWGGTPIRRETGPLKQEKSMV